In a genomic window of Hemiscyllium ocellatum isolate sHemOce1 chromosome 27 unlocalized genomic scaffold, sHemOce1.pat.X.cur. SUPER_27_unloc_27, whole genome shotgun sequence:
- the LOC132807918 gene encoding zinc finger protein 208-like translates to MRACGDCGKSFHFPSALETHRRTHTGERPFLCTECGKTFSNSSDLLKHQRVHTGERPFSCPKCGKGFTQASSLLTHRRVHTGERPFLCSKCGKAFSNSSALLRHQRGHIGEKPFSCPECGKAFSNSSDRLKHQRVHTGEKPFSCPECGKAFSNSSDKLKHQRVHTGEKPFSCPECGKGFTHASTLLTHQRVHTGERPFTCPECGKAFSNSSDRLKHQRVHTGERPFSCPECGKGFTQTSTLLAHQRVHTGRKPWKCSDCGKGFCAPSALETHRRSHTGERPFSCPECRKGFTQASALLTHRRVHTGERPFSCPECGKAFSNSFALLRHQRIHKRERPLSCPDCGKAFSDSSHLLTHRRVHTGERPFSCSECRKAFTQASALLIHQRLHTGEQLFSCPECGKGFSDSSTLQTHQRVHTGERPFSCCECGKCFTQASARLRHQRSHTGERPFRCPECGKGFARASNLQTHQRIHTGERPFCCPECGKCFTQAITLQKHQQVHMGERPFSCPRCSKVLPFPSALETHRRSHTGERPFPCTDCGKAFSNSSDLVRHRQVHTGEQPFRCSACGKGFTQASTLLAHRQVHTGERLFLCTECGKGFSNSFALLTHQRIHTGERPFPCTECRKAFNSSSDRLKHQRLYSLERGIHSEEGLYTHLCTTEAAAMEKPEESHPVEESWKCGDCGKGFRAPSALEIHRRSHTGERPFICPKCGKAFSNSSALMRHRWVHTGERPFSCPDCGKDFSYSSDLQTHRRVHTGERPFSCTVCGKAFSTSSTLLTHWRVHTGERPFTCSECRKGFTQEGKLRMHQRVHTGEKPFSCPECGKAFNDSSSLQTHKWVHTQERPFPCTECGKLFSNSSTLLKHQRVHTGERPFSCPECGKGFTQMSVLLIHQRIHIGEKPFCCPECGKGFTQKGNLRTHQRVHTGEKPFSCPECGNAFSDSSTLLKHQRVHTGKRPFPCPECGKAFSNSSDLLKHQRVHTGEKPFSCHECGKAFSDSSALVKHRRVHTGERSFSCPECGKGFTRAATLRRHQGVHVPSQGD, encoded by the exons ATGCGTGCG tgtggtgactgtgggaaaAGTTTCCatttcccgtctgccctggagactcatcggcgcactcacaccggggagaggccgttcctcTGCACAGAGTGTGGTAagaccttcagcaattcctctgacctgctgaagcaccaacgggtccacacgggggagagacccttcagctGTCCCAAatgtgggaagggctttacccaggcctccagtctgctaacccaccggcgggtccacactggggagaggccgtttctTTGCTccaagtgcgggaaggccttcagcaattcctccgccctgctgagGCATCAGCGGGGGCACATTGGGGAGAAgcctttcagctgccctgagtgtgggaaggccttcagcaattcctccgacaGGCTAAAGCACcaacgggtccacacaggggagaagcccttcagctgccctgagtgtgggaaggccttcagcaattcctccgacaAGCTaaagcaccagcgggtccacacaggggagaagcccttcagctgccccgagtgcgggaagggctttacccacgCCTCCACCTTGCTGACCcaccaacgagtccacaccggggagaggcccttcacctgccccgagtgcgggaaagcCTTCAGCAATTCATCCGACAGactgaagcaccagcgggtccacactggggagagacccttcagctgccctgagtgtgggaagggctttacaCAGACCTCCaccctgctggcccaccagcgggtccaca CTGGGCGA aaaccgtggaagtgtagcgactgtgggaaaggcttctgtGCCCCGTCTGctctggagactcatcggcgcagtcacaccggtgagaggcctttcagctgccccgagtgcaggaagggctttacccaggcatCCGCCCTGCTGACCCatcggcgggtccacacgggggagaggcctttcagctgcccagagtgtgggaaggccttcagcaattccttcgccctgctgaggcaccagcgaatCCACAAGCGGGAGAGACCACTCTCCTGCCCcgactgcgggaaggccttcagtgattcctcccacctgctgacccaccggcgggtccacacaggggagagacccttcagttgctccgagtgcaggaaggcctttacccaggcctctgccctgctgatccaccagcggctccacacaGGGGAGCAGctcttcagctgcccagagtgcggtaaaggcttcagcgattcctccaccctgcagacccaccagcgggtccacacgggggagaggcccttcagctgctgtGAATGTGGGAAGTGCTTTACCCAGGCCTCTGCCCGGCTGAGACACCAGCGGtcccacactggggagaggcccttcaggtgccccgagtgcgggaagggctttgcccgggcctccaacctccagacccaccagcggatccacacgggggagaggcccttttgTTGTCCTGAGTGCGGGAAGTGCTTTACCCAGGCCATCACACTTCAGAaacaccagcaggtccacatgggggagaggcccttcagttgccCGAGGTGCAGTAAGGT gcttccgtttccATCTGctctggagactcatcggcgcagtcacaccggggagaggccattcccctgcacagactgcgggaaggccttcagcaattcctccgacctGGTGAGGCACCGgcaggtccacacgggggagcagcccttcaggtgctccgcatgcgggaagggctttacccaggcctccacccTGTTGGCCCACCGgcaggtccacactggggagaggctgtTCCTCTGCACCgaatgtgggaagggcttcagcaattccttcgctctgctgacccaccagcggatccacacgggggagagaccattcccctGCACAGAGTGCCGGAAGGCCTTCAACAGTTCCTCTGACAGactgaagcaccagcgg CTCtacagcctggaaagaggaattcacagtGAGGAGGGGCTCTACACGCACTTGTGTACAACTGAAGCtgcggccatggagaaacctgaggaatcccACCCCGTGGAGGAAtcgtggaagtgtggtgactgcgggaaaggcttccgtgctcCATCTGCCCTGGAaattcatcggcgcagtcacaccggagagaggccattcatctgccccaagtgtgggaaggccttcagcaattcctctgccctTATGAGGCACCggtgggtccacacaggggagaggcccttcagctgccctgattGTGGGAAGGACTTCAGTTATTCTTCTGACCTGCAGACCCATcgacgggtccacacgggggagaggccgttctcctgcactgtgtgtgggaaggccttcagcacctcctccaccctcctgACCCAttggcgggtccacactggggagaggccattcacttgtTCCGAATgcaggaagggattcactcaggagGGCAAGTTGCGTatgcaccagcgggtccacactggggagaagcctttcagctgccccgagtgtgggaaggccttcaacgATTCCTCTTCCCTTCAGACCCACAAGTGGGTCCACACGcaggagaggccgttcccctgcacAGAGTGCGGCAAgctcttcagcaattcctccaccctgctgaagcaccagcgggtccacacaggggagaggcccttcagctgccccgagtgtgggaagggctttacccagatGTCCGTCCTGCTgatccaccagcggatccacatcGGTGAGAAGCCTttctgctgccctgagtgtgggaagggattcactcagaagGGCAACTTGCGcacgcaccagcgggtccacaccggggagaagcccttcagctgtcccgagTGCGGAAatgccttcagcgattcctccacccTACTGAAGCACCAACGGGTCCACACGGGGAAGAGGCCGTttccctgccccgagtgtgggaaggcctttagcaattcctccgacctgctgaagcaccagcgtgtccacacgggggagaagcccttcagctgtcacgaatgtgggaaggccttcagcgattcctccgccCTGGTgaagcaccggcgggtccacacgggggagaggtccttcagctgccccgagtgtgggaagggctttacccgggCAGCCACCCTGCGGAGGCACCAAGGAGTTCATGTGCCAtcacagggggattga